Below is a genomic region from Eremothecium sinecaudum strain ATCC 58844 chromosome V, complete sequence.
CAAAAATTGATACTTGTGTTAAAGTATTGCCCGCTGGATTTACTGTCTCAAAAGTTGATGTAACTGGAGCGGAGGTCACCACACTTGCTATCAAAAGCAGGGTATTAATGTTTCTTAACAACATCGCACGGTATAGTTATGAGGTGAATCTACCTTATAGCAATCCTAAATGCTGTTTTTGGGTGACTTTTGAAGTTTATATTGGATAGCAAGATTTCTTTTTAGCGTTCGATATATTTATAAATTATTTCGAGACTTTCTTTTTGAGTTCTTGAACAGCTCCGACCGAAATCGTTAAATACGTTTATATCGTTACATAATCTAACGGAAGATCCCACGAGTTGAGATTGCTGAACGGTGGATATCGTGGGACATGATCTAAGTTCCGCTGCACGTGGCCTTCGGAACTCGGCTGAATACAGTCACGTGCCTCAAACGGATTATGTGATAAACTTTATAGATATTGACCTATATTACTACTTGGCGAACGGTACGGAATGCTTTTCGTCCCACTCCATCAGAGCCCTTTCCCATGAGTCTTCTTCATTTACGTCTATTTCCTTATCACCCAGCTCTTGTTCTTTTATCAACTCTTCTCTCTTTTTTTGCTCCTCTTGGTCGTATAATTCCTTATTGTCAATCCACCTATCTTGTATATCATAGTCTGCAACCGCCATACCTTGTCTAGTAGCCTCTGCCCATACTGTATCTCCTCCAACCTCAGATGAACCGAAAATATAGCCGTTTGACTTATCTATAACGCTTTGTAGGTTTATCATGCTCTGTTTATCATCAACACATAGAACCTCGAAGGAGACAAGGTTGAAATCAGATACAAGTTCGCTAATAGTCTTCGTAAGCTTCGAATATCTCTTTTCAAGGGCACTAGAGCCTTTAGCTTCGACAAATGGCTCCAGGTACTCCAAATCTTGTACTTCTGTGTAGTAGTCTAGTCGGAAAGGCAACTCCCCATAGGAGCTCAACATATCTATCTTTGAGAATACATTTATGTGCGGCAAATCCATCATTAGCATCGACCTTAGTGCAAGAAGCAGCACAGAAATATATTGTGAAGGAGATGTAATATATATGGAGTCCACTAGGTTTACAACACAGAGGCGCAAATCGAGTTCTTTCTCCAAATTCTTGAATATACGGGGAAGAGCAGAGTTATGAGTGAACATTTCAACTTGTCCAGGGCAGTCAAAAACCAAGTATGGGTTTTCTTCTTTTATCAGCGCTTTAATTTGTAGTGCAAACAGCGACAGTGATTTCTCTACCGATTCTAGTGCAAACATAAGTCCACCATTAGGCCCCAAATGGTGTTCATTCATAATCTCTTCTAAAGTAATGAAATCTCTAATATCAACATCACATCTGTAGGGCAATTTATGATTGGCAGGGTCCATATTAATAACTTTAGCATGTCTTCCTATTGCATCATAAAATTGAATACACCCGTTACAGTATGTTGACTTACCTGATCCAGGTGGGCCAATTACTATCTGACCAAATGGCATTATTAGAATACTTTCAGCAGCAACCAGTCCTCAAAAAAGTTAATGAATGCGTTACTATTGTGCGGTTTATGGTTCGCTATGTCATCTCATCGTCAAACGGGGTTTTGATTGATCATATATCACTATTTACGTATGTACTTGAATCTTTAAGTTCGGGAACTTTACGGTGGCAAACAACTACATAACAATTAAATATAAGTCGAGACTACGTTAAACGACAGAATAGGTACTTATAAGCTTTGACCGTCATGTCGATTAATTACGAACAGGTTACAGTTGCTCCATTGGTTCTTTTGTCGGTTTTAGATCATTACAATCGTACAAATACTCCAGAAACAAAGAGATGTGTAGGTGTGATCCTTGGTCATTGCACTACAAATACTATAAAAGTTACAAATTCTTTTGCATTACcttttgaagaagatgagaaGAACCCTGATGTGTGGTTCCTAGACCACAATTACATAGAAAGCATGAACGAGATGTGTAAGAAGATAAACGCCAAAGAGAAAATGATAGGCTGGTATCATAGTGGACCCAAATTGAAATCCTCTGATCTAATGATAAATGATTTATTCAAAAAGTATTCACAAGGGAACTCTGTTTTGCTTATTGTCGACGTGAAACAACAAGGCGTGGGTTTACCCACTGACGCATATATGGCTATAGAACAAGTTAAGGACGACGGTACCTCTACTGAGAAAACTTTCATCCATCTTCCTACTACCattgaagctgaagaagCCGAGGAAATTGGTGTTGAGCACTTACTAAGAGATATCCGCGATCAAGCGGCCGGAAACTTGTCAATTCGGTTGACCAACCAGTTGAAGTCTCTAAAAGGATTGCAGCGCAAACTAAGAGACATCGTGGATTACCTTGAAAAAGTTAGTAAGGGCATTCTTCCAGCAAATCATATAATTCTCGGTAAGTTACAGGACGTATTTAACCTTTTGCCAAATTTAGGTACtccagaagaagaagaagatcTTGCTGCAGGTAAACAGAGTGCAATTAGTGCATCCAACAACTTGCAAAAGGCTATGACCGTCAAAACTAACGATGAGTTAATGGTTATCTACATTAGCAATCTTGTTAGGGCTATTATTGCTTTTGATAATTTGATCGAAAATAAGATTCAGAACAAGAAAATGCACGAAAGCAAGCTTGAACCCGAGGCAGAACAAGTTGCAAGGGAAGATCTTAAGCAACAAGAATCTGCAAAGGCATAGATAACCGTTTAGGTTCATACTACAGTAATAACTCTTAAATAGTACGTGCTTAATTACCtgtattttatttttagGATAATTGTTTCAATGCTCTCAGAGATTGAAGGAAGTTTATAGTTTTTCAAGGAATACATCGACAAAAAATGTTTCACCGTTACAAGATTAAAACGTTTAAAAAGTATAACAACTTGTTGGCAGCCATAAAATTTCCAACAGCTTGTTGGCGCTAGCTTTGATTATTTACTGCTCACATGCCTCCCCTTTATTATCCGAGAGTTAGCTACTCGAAGAATTTTACCACAAGGTCGATAATTTCATTGCATGATGTAAAGGGTTTTACATCACTGAAATTTCAGAGACAGTACTCATCCAAACCTCAAAATAATGTGACTGCTAGACTGAACAGTGCTCCTATAGAGTTTACTCCAAATATACCTTTTCAAAAACTGCAATGGCCAATTCCTGGAATTCAAGAGGTAGCTAAGAATGCAGCTCGATCTGCCTTAAGATGCAATGATACTACCACTAATATCGAACTTCCGTTTGAAGTTAAACTAGTTGATTCCAAAAGTGCAACTAAAAACAGAAGGAGGAATAATCAAGATTTAGCGGtaaatttgaagaaaacGCTTATTGATCCATATATACAACTTTCCAAGCCTAGATTAACAGTTTTGGTGATGATCAGCGCGATTTGCTCATATGCATTATCTCCAGGACTAGCTACGATATCAGAGCTTCTGTCTTTAACAGTTGGTACAACGTTATGCTCTGCTTCTGCTAACGCAATCAATATGGGTAGAGAGCCTAATTTTGATAGGCAAATGGTTAGAACTCAAACAAGGCCGGTTGTGCGTGGCTTGTTGACCTCACTACAGGCATATAAGTTTTCAGCAATTACAGGTACCCTGGGTTTCAGCGCTCTATATATTGGCGTTAATCCAGTGGTTGCATTATTGGGAGGCTTCAACATTCTGCTATATGGATGGATATATACATCTCTGAAAAGAAAGCACATAATTAATACATGGGTTGGGGCTGTTGTAGGAGCAATTCCGCCGCTTATGGGATGGGCAGCAGCAAGCCCATTAACACACCCAGGATGTTGGTGTCTAGCTGGTCTATTGTACTCCTGGCAGTTTCCACATTTCAATACCTTGAGTCATAATATCAGAAGAGAATACAAAAATGCCGGATATGTGATGGCAGCCTGGAAAAACCCCAAACTGAATGCAAGAGTCGCTATGAGACATTCGTTGTTCATGTTTCCTCTATGCTTTGGGCTTTCATATTTTGATATCACTGATTGGTACTTCCAAATCGATTCTGCATTGATAAACCTATGGTTGTCATTTTGGGCCTTCAAATTTTATTTCCAACAACGCTTTAATTATTCAAAGAATATTTATGGTGATAAAAAGGAGTTTAACAACGGACTAGCAGTAGCGAATCAGTATGCTCGTAAAACGTTTTGGGTTAGTGTCCTTCATTTACCCGCAATTCTAGCATTGGCAATTTTACACAAGAAAGACCGCTGGAATTGGTTATttaatgatgatgagaaACTTCATGCTTAATTTATCAAATATTGCTAGGCATATCTTGTTTCCACATCGCCTCTATCTACTCTGGATCGCATGTAATTATTTAGTTTTGTTCTAATATTCAAATACctgtatatatataaacATATATTACTATTAACATGAGCCAATACCGGAACGGAAGACGTAAACTAATTAAGAGTATTAATGTAACCTATTGGCTTAGCGCTCAAATAATCCATCATCTTCATATTCCTCTTCATCATAGTATTCCTCGCTGTAATCAGTGGTGCCTCCATTAGACTCATCAGTTGTCGACATGTCATCATCAAAACCACCTTCATCCTCGAGATATATATTCGCCAATGTTTCACCCTTTAGAAGCGATTTTGGCTGAACAGAGTAGTAACCCTCAACATAACAATTGGTCATCTTCGACTTCTTACCAATTTTACTGAATTTCCCAAGGATTACATTTTCCAGAGTTACATCGTCTTCTATTTCAACTCCATCAAAAAGTATGGAGCCAACTATACGACATCGGTTTCCAATTTTACAATTATTTCCTAGTACTGAACGCTTGACGTTCGTTTTCTCCAGGATCACACAATTTGAACCAACAACTGAATCAGCACCGATTGCAGAAGAACTTGCTGTAGTAGCTGCTGTTTGATTAGTAGACGTAGATTTGATCTTTAAAATACATCTGTTAGCTTCCATGTAAGCACTCAAGTTGTTGGATCTAATGAAGCTTCCAACGTCAGGTAAAATAAAAATGCTAATAGTTTCTCTTGTTTTAGAATGCTGCCAAGAACGTCTAGCCAGATCCCTAAAGATTTTGGCCAAAGATTTCCGACAATTAATTGGGTCCTTAATCAgcttgttcttcttcttgaaaTAAGATGGTCTAATTAACGTAGAATTATTCTTAGTGTTTTCCTCTTCAGTATCGTTAGTGTCACCATCTACAGAGCCTGCAACTGCATCCTCTAACAAAAGGGACTTTAGTTCATGAGAACAGAAGTAAATGTACGAGTTGAGGAGTTTAATAGACACAGTAGAGTTTGGAAACCTCCAAAGCATCTGGGATCTGATCTTAAGATATTTCGTCTTTTCGACATCGTCACTGGAATAGATGTCCAACAGTACAGGCTGGTTAATATTGTCCTCATTGTCAGTATATATTGTAAAAAACTTCTTTATCTGCTTCTTATCAATATTCTCAAAGACATTCTTATAGTAAACTGACATAGCCAAACTATTGTGGTCTCTATTCAAGTATTGATCGATTAAAATCTGTGGGGGAATATTCGTCACAAAATCACAGGGAAGTAATACAAAATCACCAGTAATTGTTTTTAAAAGCTCCTTCTGCAATATTTCACCAGTAACATCACATCTGCTACCGATAAAGTTCACATTGGCAGGTTTTCTTAGGTAATGAGTATGGGAATTACTTACACTGTTACTCAGTAACTCAAAACATTGTTCACGAAGTTGCAGAACACCTTGAATGCCCTCCCGGATAATTTCAATATCTTCCAAATTAGCGACAATATTAATTTCCTTAAATTGAGCTTGATCGCACCAATCTAAAACATATTCAATCATTGGCCGATTGGCAACTGGTAGCAATGCCTTTGGAACCCCCCTGTCTCCGCGAGTATCGGAGAACGGAGAAAGTTTAGAACCTTTACCACATAAAATAAAGGCCTGAAAATTCATCCTTGAACAACTGTTTGCTTAGTACGTCAATTGTAATGTCATACACTATCGCATCAATAGTATTGTTTTAGTATCTCGGGTCTTCGCTGTCTTAAACTTCAGGAAATTTCATATCACAAAATACgattaattaattaataCACGTGAATATGAAAATTAATTAATTTACGTGATTAATGATCTTTGAAGTAGGGATATTAAAATGCAACCATTATCGGAGATAAAGCATCCAACCACCTGCAACAATTTGAACGGTATATCGACAGAAGTACGCAAAAGGCGTTAGCTAAAAGTCAATATTCACATAATGGTTGCTGATTTTATGAATAAGAAGTCTAATGTGAAGGATACCTATCATGATGAGCAAGCCGCTGTGTATTACCGCGGTGATTTTCATTCCTTATCCATTCATGAGGTTGAACAACTCCTAAAAACAAATATTAGAAGAGGGCTATCCTCAGAAGATGTTGAGGGACGGCTTGCTATTTTAGGACCAAATTCATTTGGTGAAGAGTCCGGTATTAACTTCGTTGATATCGTGATGAGACAAGTATTCAACGCGATGATTCTTGTTTTGTTTATTTCGATGGTTATTTGTTTGGGAATTAGAGATTGGATATCCGGTGGCGTCATTGCATTTGTTGTATTAATTAACGTGGCTGTTGGAGGATATCAAGACTACAAGGCGTGTAAAACTATGGACTCCTTAAAGAGTCTCTCAACCCCATCTGCGCACGTGATCAGAAATGGAGAAGATACTGTAATTCCTTCACACTCAGTGGTGCCAGGAGATATCTGTGTCTTGAAGGTCGGGGATACTATCCCTGCTGATTTAAGATTAATTGAATCTACTTACTTAGAAACTGATGAGACGTTGCTGACTGGAGAATCACTTCCTGTTGCAAAAGATCATCTTGAAGTGTTCCCTGTGAACACACCCGTTGGAGATAGATTAAATTTGGCATTTGCATCTTCCGCAATTACAAAGGGGCGTGCCGTTGGTATAGTTATTAAAACAGGTCTAGAAACAGAAGTTGGTAAAATTGCCAAATCTTTAAAGGGCGAGAAAAGACAAAGCCCTTTCATGCGCAAGGACAAGAATTTTGTTCAAAATACTATAAAGGCTGTTACACAGCCGATTGGTAGGTTTCTTGGTTTCACTGTTGGTACACCTTTACAGCAAAAGTTGTCGAAATTTGCAGTTTTACTTTTTGTAATTGCGGTTATTCTTGCTATAATTGTGATGGGTGTACAACGTTTTGTTGTCACAAAGGAAGTTGCTGTATACGCTATTTGTGTTGCTTTGTCTATGATTCCATCGTCTTTAGTTGTCGTGTTGACAATTACAATGTCGGTTGGAGCTAGAGTGATGAGCACTAGGAATGTTATTGTGCGTAATTTAGAGTCTCTTGAGACCTTGGGTTCGGTCGACGATATTTGTTCTGATAAAACTGGTACATTAACTCAAGGAAAAATGATTGCGAGGCAGGTTTGGGTTCCAACTTTTGGCACTATAATTGTAGACTCATCGAACTCCCCTTATGATCCCACAGAGGGTGAAATTTCATTAATTCCAAAGTTTTCTCCTTGGGAATACCAACACGATGAAACCGAGGATGTGGGAATTATTAAGGGACTCAAAAAGCGTTTAAAAGATGGTACTTTGCCCGCTGGTTTGGATGCACGTTTATTAGAACGGTGGCTCCATACTGCAACACTTGCAAATATTGCATCTGTTTTGCAAGATAATACCACTGGTGAATGGAAAGCTCATGGTGATCCTACTGAAATTGCCATTCAGGTTTTCACCACGAGGTTGGACTTACCCCGTGAGGCACTGGTGCTATCTGAGATTGATGAATCTACTGATGGCGAAAATGAATCATGTTTTTCCTCGCAAGGTAAGAGATACCGTCACTTGGCGGAGTTTCCTTTTGATTCATCCGTGAAGAGAATGAGTAGCGTTTATCTTGACATGGAGGAAGGAAATACTCACTGTATTTTCACGAAGGGTGCTTTTGAACGGGTTTTGAGCCGTTGTACTAAATGGTGTCCTAATATAGATAATGGAACAGCGCAAGATATGACTGAGGAGGCTTTGGAAACCATAAAGCAGAACGTCGAAACTCTGTCTGCGGACGGGTTACGTGTGCTTGCGTTTGCCAGAAAGACTTTCACTGAAGCGGAAGCAAAGGAGTTGGGCGAAAAGCTGACGAAAGACCGTGAGTTTGTGGAGAGCGACCTGATATTCCAAGGTCTAATCGGAATTTATGATCCACCAAGACCAGAGTCTGCAGATGCCGTTAAACGCTGTCATAGAGCTGGTGTTAATGTTCATATGTTAACTGGTGACTTCCCTGGTACTGCGAAGTCCATTGCTCAGGAAGTCAATATCTTGCCTCATAACTTATACCACTACCCTAAGGAAGTGGTTGACAGTATGGTTATGACTGCAGCACAATTCGATAGCTTATCGGATGAGGAAATCGACGCGTTACCTTTGTTACCACTAGTCATTGCAAGATGCGCCCCAGAAACTAAGGTCAGGATGATTGATGCGTTGCATCGCCGTGGTAAATTCTGTGCTATGACAGGTGATGGTGTCAATGACTCTCCCTCCCTAAAGAAGGCCGACGTTGGTATTGCTATCGGAAAAAATGGTTCTGATATAGCAAAGGAGGCTTCCGATATAGTTTTGAGTGATGATAACTTCGCCTCAATCCTCAATGCAGTTGAGGAGGGTCGTAGAATGAGCGACAATATTCAAAAGTTTGTGTTACAGCTTTTAGCTGTTAATGTGGCCCAATGCTTGTACTTAATGGTTGGGCTGGTATTTATGGATCAGGACAGGTTTTCAGTTTTTCCAATATCGCCGGTAGAGGCTTTATGGATTATTGTGGTTACATCGTGTTTCCCAGCTATGGGTTTGGGTTTGGAAAAGGCTGCACCTGATATTATGGAAAAGCCTCCTAGAGACTCAAATGCTGGAGTTTTCACTTGggaagttattgttgatatGATAGTTTATGGTGTTGCTCTAGCGGCATGCTGCTTTGCTTGTTTTGTTATTGTGATTTATAAGTATGGTGGTGGTGAATTGGGCCATAATTGTAATACTACATTTGATGATGTATGTGCTGATGTCTTCAAAGCCCGTGCTGTTACATTTGCAACATTGACGTGGGGCGCTTTGATTCTGGCTTGGGAGGTTATCGACATGCGTCGTTCCCTCTTTGCCATGGTTCCAGAAACCGAGACTCCTTATACTCAGGTTTTCCGTGACCTATGGTCCAATCAATTCTTGTTCTGGTCGGTAATATTTGGTTTCGTCTCCGTCTTCCCGGTGGTTTACATACCTGTCGTTAACACCAGGGTGTTTTTGCACAGTAGTATTAGTTATGAATGGGGCTTTGCATTTGCTTTTCTAATAGCATTTTGGACTCTCATTGAATTTTACAAGTACCTCAAACGCAGATATTACAGGAACAAGGACCGTGCAATTAATCCAGAAAGCGACTTGGAGCGTAATAGAGTTCACGATCCATTTGAAAAGTATACTACCACGTACTCTAGAACTACCCCCACAACTTATGCTTTTCCAATTGAAAAGGACGCTCTGAAGGAGAAAGAAAAAGATAATTACGTGTAATGTTTTTTCGTTTTTTCTTGGCTGTTGTTATAAGCGTCTTATAATCGATATTCTAACTTTAGCCACTGGATGACATGAAAATTGGGCAAACTTTGCGTCATACAGGATGCTTTGTCATACAGGATGGTTATGTATAATAGTAAAATAAGATATATTTTTTATACCTATGTCTTTATTAAATCAATGAACTGATATTTATATTACCACTATATGGATGGGCATTATTTAACCATAAACTGTTTAATTGATCTACTAGTTGTTTGTAGCGTCGATAGATTCAAATGCTTTCTCTAAAGCGTACACTGCAGCATGGACATCTTCGATAGTATTATATAGTGGAGCAGGAGATAACCTTAAAACATCCGGTCTCCGCTGATCAACAATAATTCCTTTCTCACGCATATGCTTCGAGACTAAAGACATTGTATTTTTGGACTGATCATCGTCATGAGGTCCAAACTTCAAAGACAGTTGCGCACCACGAGACTCAGGGTCAGAGGGCGTAATTATTAGAAATCCAAGCTTTCCTGCATCTAATGCTTTGGCATCAATATAGTACTTGGATTTACAGAGCTCATTGAACAAAAGTCCTGTTAAAACTAGCGAGTGCTGACGAACCTTTTGAATACCTCCAAATTTGGCAAAAATCTCCAGAGATGCTCGCAAAGCAACAATGTCAATCACACTGGGGTTCGATTGTCTGAAACCATGGGCTCCTGGAATAGGTTCGTACTCCTCTTTCATTTGAAACCTCGTCTTAGGATTACTTCCCCACCACCCAGCAAGCCGGGCCATGTCACCCTTGCAATGGCGTTCATGTACAAAAATACCACCTATTCCACCTGGTCCTGAATTCAGGTATTTATATGAACACCAGCAAGCAAAATCAACGCCCCAGTCATGTAACTGTAGTGAAACGTTTCCGACAGCATGTGCCAGATCCCACCCGACAACCACGCCTGGAATACGATGCGCATGTGCTGTAATGCGTTGAATATCAAATAGCTGTCCAGTGTAGTATTGCACACCAGGGAGACAAACAAGAGCTAAGGTATCTTGGCATTCATCGATCCGCGCCAGAATATCTTCTGTGCGGATAGTTTCCTCCCCAGGCCTTGGCCCTACCTGCTCAATCACGTGATTGGGATCTAAACCGTGCAACAGCGCCTGGTTCCAAATAGCATGGAAGTCCGAAGAGAACGAGCCCTTCTCAAAAAGAATCTTCACACGACGGCCCTGTGGGCGGTAAAAAGCCACCATGAGGGCATTCAAGTTTGCTGTTAAACTGCCCATTACTGCGACCTCGTCATTCAGCGCGCCAACAATAGGCGCCAACAGCGGCCCCAACGgtttttcaatatcaatCCAATTGGGAACTAAAGGTGCATTGGGGTGGCTGAAGTGCCCTTCAACACCTCTCGCAGCCCATGCGTCGAGTTCTCTCTCCACCGCAGCTCTTGTACTACGTGGCATCAAGCCCAGAGAATTCCCACAAAAATATCTTACTTCCTCATTAGCAACTGAGTCAGCCTCTTGAACAATACCTAACGATTTAAACGTTGGAATGCAGAAGTCGTCCCTGCAGCTCCTAATTTGCTCCATTTCACTGTCTTTCTTGGCATCATTAACTAACTAGCTTACTTATTCCACGTCAGTCACTGCTTAAATTCTCAACAAAGTCCGGGTAATATAAATTTCCCCATGGTCGTTAATCTCGCGCTGCATTGCCTGCTATGACAAAATTTTGGCGGCGGCTCTCGCTTTTTCTCACCCCACAAGGTATCCGCACAAACGGAACCAAGCGCATACAAAGTAGAAGAAATACTTGTTCTCTGTCAACAACAACAACGAAAAGGGCGACTAAAACAACTAATAACTAAGCGAACACACGAGCACGAGTGAAGTGCAGAAGTGAAAAGTAAAGGAGGAGTAGTCGATTAGCAGCAGTAGTAGTAAGAAGGAGTTATAGTGTTTCAAAGTGTGTTggtttaaaaaaaattaaaagTGTTTGCGATTGATCTTAAAGGAGTGTTTAAGAGAGTTTTGGTTGCCAAAGCAAGCTTTTAAAAAAGTGGTTATTGTATGGGAGAAATGGAGGTTGAGCAAAAGGATAATGAGGTTGACACTGGATCAAGGCTGGTACAAGGTATGCAGGCTCAACATAACCGTATGCAGCTGCCATCGTCAGAGGCGCTGGTGCCGCCAGTGTCAAAACCAACTACAGCACCACATAACACACCAATTCTGCCACCCAAAGATAGTCCTCCTGGGCCGCAGGATTCGGTAACGATGTCGCCGCGGTTGTCTGCTTACACGCCTTCTTCCGCAGGGGGCGGTAGCGCGGGTGCGCCGGGCTGTTTGCCGCCACGGACGGCGGCGGTTCGCCGTGAAACGCGACAGGATACAGGCAGCTCGGCGGCTGTGCACGTGACTCCCTCGACGTCGCAGGGATATTCGCTTGCGCTGGGATACACGCCTACAAGGCGGGTGCAGCTACCAACAATTGCCTATTTATTGGCAGGGACAGCTACTCCAGCGCAGGGGGTTGAGGGTGGGGTAGTAACTAGCGCTCAGAATGACCGGCGCGACATGCTGGCGAGTGCCGGCGGCAATGATAATCAAAACGGTAGTAGTGCTGACTCTTTCAATGCGGCGAATCGTGGGCCCATATTTGGAGCAGGTGGTTCGCGGGGCGATCCGCGTGATTCTATTACAACACCCGTTGATAAGATCACAACTGTCGGTGGCACGCTTACCCCAGCACGATCAAGGAGAGCCTCTAATGCTGGCGGTGCTGGCGGTGCCAATGGTACAGTATCCAGCTCTTCTGCGATAAATAGGGATGAAGGCAGTACAGCAGCAGTAGCGGGTGGTAGCATTGAAGGCCGCACGATTTCGAGTGCGGGTGCCAACACTGCGTTAACTCCAAAGCGCCTTCATTTTAATAATAGTCGGGACCTAATTGATCCTTATACATCTGAGCAACAGCTTTCAGGTGTCAAAATAAACATCACATCTCTTTTGAATTCCAGAGGCGGGACGGGTGAAGATCCATATTCATTGCATGCTGGCGGCGAGTTTGCACTCCCCGTTTCTGCTAACAACCATCTGCTGTCAATAGCACCAATGAGCAAGTCCTCAACAGTTGGGGGTATATCATTTCATCCTCCCTTGCCGCCCCCAtcttcttcgtcttcaACACATTTTATGGAGCATTTTTCGGACGGTCTGGTGCTGGGCAACGACTCTTCACAACAGGGTTCAGCAAGTGCAAGTACTGGCGGATTGTCATCACAAGCGTTACGGCAAACTAAATATATCAATTCTAAATTTGATGCTATGCGGCAAAGGTTGCTTCTGACGAAGCCTGCAACACGGGACGATGAACTTGGTGCTGCGGCCATCATTTCTCAAATGCGCTCATCACCTTACCACATAGACTTTTCTAGTACTGAAGCGAATAGCAGACCAGTATCTTCCTCATTATCTGTACAGCGTGGTCTGAAACCAATTGTTCAGGTATTGCAGCGAGAAGGGCAGACAACTTACGTGAAACAAGAGGACCTTCGACGGAACGATCAGTCCCTTACTGATGATGAGTTACTCACTTCTGGCGATGAAGTTGTagatgacgaagatgaagacgaCTTACTAGATGATGATAAGGACAGTGATGAGAACGTTAAGCTTGATACAGGAGATAGTTCCTTAGGGCTTGATAGGATCGGTGAAACAATTACTTGGAATAAAGGAGGCAAGCGTCAAGTTTCTAAAAGGAAATCTGCTCCTTTATCTGTCGGTGTATCTGCCTCTACTTCTGCTGCGTTCAAGGca
It encodes:
- the UME6 gene encoding DNA-binding transcriptional regulator UME6 (Syntenic homolog of Ashbya gossypii AGL099C; Syntenic homolog of Saccharomyces cerevisiae YDR207C (UME6)), whose translation is MGEMEVEQKDNEVDTGSRLVQGMQAQHNRMQLPSSEALVPPVSKPTTAPHNTPILPPKDSPPGPQDSVTMSPRLSAYTPSSAGGGSAGAPGCLPPRTAAVRRETRQDTGSSAAVHVTPSTSQGYSLALGYTPTRRVQLPTIAYLLAGTATPAQGVEGGVVTSAQNDRRDMLASAGGNDNQNGSSADSFNAANRGPIFGAGGSRGDPRDSITTPVDKITTVGGTLTPARSRRASNAGGAGGANGTVSSSSAINRDEGSTAAVAGGSIEGRTISSAGANTALTPKRLHFNNSRDLIDPYTSEQQLSGVKINITSLLNSRGGTGEDPYSLHAGGEFALPVSANNHLLSIAPMSKSSTVGGISFHPPLPPPSSSSSTHFMEHFSDGLVLGNDSSQQGSASASTGGLSSQALRQTKYINSKFDAMRQRLLLTKPATRDDELGAAAIISQMRSSPYHIDFSSTEANSRPVSSSLSVQRGLKPIVQVLQREGQTTYVKQEDLRRNDQSLTDDELLTSGDEVVDDEDEDDLLDDDKDSDENVKLDTGDSSLGLDRIGETITWNKGGKRQVSKRKSAPLSVGVSASTSAAFKARNKNRRRSSGQSSMDSLLSAAELLELEATSKRSKRTPRGQNHSSSRSLAASSASTALSAEGRKFSDKSGESEFSVNGMSKYDSDLSKKKACAGTRSRTGCWICRLRKKKCSEERPNCNNCLRLNLECVYDIIKPDFISDPDKKNEKLEEIKRRTKEAKRMAMKKKEW